One Periophthalmus magnuspinnatus isolate fPerMag1 chromosome 4, fPerMag1.2.pri, whole genome shotgun sequence genomic window, CTGTTCGAAACATACGCTCTATTTctcaaaatgaataattaaattgTTTACTTTTCTAGAGAATATTTCCCTGCCATCATACCACAGTTTCCCAGATGCTGCTGAAGTGGTGCTGCTCCGTTCCCACCTTTTAAACTGGTATGACAAAGAGCAGAGGACACTGCCATGGAGGACACTGGTAGGTTCATATAAATCACTGCCTTTTTAAAATGGTCAAacctttattatatattttatatagactagtgtcaaaacattttaaaatttactttgataccaaggaatagactcgagACTCAATgtcaattccaataccacaatgataataaaaagactttagatgataaaatgtaattttcaacattaacttGTACATtcctatgtggccttatatgtgtgtaatccctcagtcgtccaggtaggctccatagtggtccgtgAGCGTATACTATGTGGTCATGCTTGTCtttatacagctcaagatcattctaaagctattcattcaggaatgttcatttctgcccagtgaatgtgactttttaagtatcaatacttgttcaaatgagtatctaatttcaatactagttttagtatcgattagtatttgattttcaatatttttgacaatcctaatGTAGTCACCTTTCCTTATTTGTGTTACATATTAccacagtaaaataaaagtgaatgtgCTTTTCCAGGCAAGGACAGAAGAAGACCTGAACATCAGAACATACGGAGGTTTGTCTTTTAGGTTGGCTTGTGTTGTAAATACTTTCTACTGCTTTTTAATAACAGTTAGCTTTTTTCAGTGTGGGTATCAGAAATCATGTTGCAGCAGACTCAAGTTGTAACCGTTATCGACTATTATAACAAATGGATAAAAGTAGGTggttgaattttttttatttcataattgAACGTGTATATTAAAAtgggccatgtttgttttgctttcttTTAGCGGTGGCCAACAGTACAGGATCTAGCAGCTGCCACACAAGAGGTTATAACTTCTTGAcacaattaaaatgtttattctcATCAGTGGTTTAAATGTGATTACttctaattttctttttttgaagGAAGTGAACCAGATGTGGGCAGGGCTTGGCTACTATTCTCGAGGCAAAAGACTTTATGAAGGAGCTCAAAAGGTTTAATTTAACTGATATGTCtttgtgaaataaatgtatagACTCACTATTTTACTTCCAGGTGGTTTGTAAGTTAAATGGACAAATGCCTCAGACAGTGGAAAGTCTTATAAAACAACTGCCAGGGGTTGGACGTtatactgctgctgctattggCTCTATTGCACTTGGACAGGTTGGTTCATTAGCAAAAAGCTTATACATAATAATATTGTTAGGTTATGCCTGTGTATCTTGATCTATCTTTTTTTCAGGTTACAGGAGCAGTGGATGGAAATGTGATTCGTGTGTTATGTCGCTTGCGAGCTATTGGAGCGGATAGCACAAGTCCTGCTGTAACAGAGGCACTATGGTAAGAAGACACTACTACTCTGgctacatttattttgcttatttttatgtttctattACCTAATCATATAGTGAAATATACaagacaatttgttgttttagcTACATGAAGCTACTTTATGCCGCCTGAAGATTCCTTCTTGTTGACAATGATTTTAGAACAAACCTAAATTAAACTGTTGCATtggtaaaatatattttcttgtctGTAGGAATATAGTTAATTTGCTTGTTGACCCAAGCAGACCAGGAGACTTTAACCAGGCCATGATGGAGCTGGGGGCCCGAGTTTGCACTCCTAAAGCTCCTCTCTGCAACCAGTGTCCCATACAGTCTCACTGTCGCTCCTATCAAAAGGTACAAACACGTTCGCACGTGTGATTACCGGTAATTACATTAATAATGATTTATATCTTTTTGTagtgtttactttatttaagcTCGGATATATTTGAATAGGTTAATtacacacaagaacaaaacactACTAAGCTTGTGGGTAAGACAAGAAAGAGATCTCCATCTGTTCCTGACATAGAGGAATGTGGTAAACAAAGCGTTTTGCAGCTATTGCCTTTTTAAGATCTTGAAgttttctttttaactttgaaacTATACTAtaactttttcaatttttatttagtgGACAGTGGTGCATGCCTACTATGTCCCTCTGAACCCTGGGAAAATGAGCTTGGGGTCATGAACTTTCCCAGAAAACCAGCAAAGAAGCCCCCACGAGTAGAGAGGACACTCACCTGTTTGGTCATCAGACGTGGAGGAGATGGACAGGACGAGTACCTGCTCACACGAAGACCCAACAAAGGTCtgacacatatatataatatataatatagggtcttatttatttgagaaaaaaaaaaaaaaagacattgttAACGATCAATACTGAGGGAGAACATTTTTCAGGAGTATGTACTAAGTTACTTAACTGTTGATGccacatttatttttgcttgtaGCAATGGTCTTTTTAATAATGTGGTTAccagattaaaaaaatgatCAAGGTTATGGTGGCAAGGGTATTATTATGGATGTCTTTTCATCCAGAGATTGTAAAAGATTACTTGAGcacacagttgttgtttttttggtttttttggttttttactacaatttttttatttttatttaccatgttgtttttattttaatatgtataaattgtacttaattacttttttttctttccatatttccattttaatagatttgattcattgtatttattttggttgttaCAACAGGTTTGCTGGCTGGTTTATGGCAATTTCCCAGTCTCTTAGAAGTCGAAAGCTCTGATGTTGAACAGAAGAGGGCGCTGCTGTGCAGTGAGATCGGCAGAATTCTGGGAACAGTCTTtcctgaaaatcacattcagtTTGTTGGAGAGGTCAGGTGTTCGTTCTAGTAGTCATTATTGCtctaaaattatatatatccatctctctatatctatctataaaaTAATGCTACAAGAATAAGAAATcctctagagcaggggtgtcaaactaaCAATGGGCCTCATCAGAAAAATGGTTGCCCTCAAAGGGCTAGATGTAACTGTAaggcagtataaatgtaataaaatgtaatgtaaaagacatgtaactactttttaacttgttaaataattttctgtatttgttatccaagttacaaatattacatatgcatttgtatAGATGTAAGAAATATGTGTAACTGCGtacctcctgataaactgaAATTTTTAAAAGTCTATCTAGTCAGGCCACACCTGCCCACAGACAGTCCTACCTACCAtaccttttattttactttctcgcaggccacataaaataacatggtgggccatatttggcccgtgggcctcaagtttgacacatgtgctctagagcaaataagtacataaaaggagcatacaaaaaaaaaaaaaaaatccttaaaaatTTAGTTCATCTCTAAATTATTACACatgtaatattataatatttgaaCACATGCAACATTATACACACATACCCttatgcccttatttgtatttgtatttgtatttattcagtgtgtttatgttgcactttttcaccgaatcaagttcctagtttgtgaactgtgttcacagactatggcaataaaagtcttctgattctgattctgatgttgATTATAAGTATTGATCTTTGCAGGTGGTTCACATCTTCTCACACATCCATCAGACTTATGTTGTGCACAGTGTCCGTTTAAATGACCTGAGCTACGAGGACCTCAGAGAAAACGCTCAGTGGCTCAGCAGATCAGCTCTactggaggcagcagtttcaacAGGAGTGAAAAAGGTCGGTTTGTTTTCTCAGCCGCGTTATTTTTATCTTAGAAAGTTATGCAAATTTAATTCCGCCACTATCACTTCTATTGCAGATTTTGAAGGTTTATGATTCAGTGGAGAGTGACAAACGTCAAACCACAAATGTAACACCAAACAACTTACAAATCTGTAGTAGCCTGTAGATGTAAtaggtatttatttttgcatcttTTTATTGTCAGGAaccaaaaaagaagaaaatggcagatttgaagAATAATGTGAAATCTAAAGGCAAACATTGTGCAGCTAAAAGTGACAGTAAACAGCTCTCTCTGACGTCTTTcttcaaaaacaccaaaaaggaAAACTTATGAATTGTAACCTTCATGTACAATACTATTATGCATTTTAGAGAAACAGGTTTTTATGGATaagaaacatagactgtattgtttttaaagATTATTCATGCATACTTGTTTTTGAtagatgtattttaaattttctCTGTATCACTGCTATAACGTTTTCAATAATAAATGATCTGAAAGTGGGAGTAAagattatgtttattttgtagatCCACACAGTCCCCAACAAGACCAACACGAACTGAAccaactgtttatttattttattttttctttagaaatgttgtgCTACATGTCAGTGTTCgaagtttatttattatagtaCTGTATAAAACTTCAGTCAGCTACTTACACAGAAACATTACACCCTTTCTCCCCCTAGTGACAAAAACGAAAACTGCAGAATATAATCTTGAGTGTCCTCAAGAGGTCCCTGGAGGGAGACCTTTTGGACTTACGGACTTAGTTCCGTCATTTTAATTCGTTTTAACTGGGTTATTGGTCGTTTTTAATACCATTTTCCCAACAGTTTGGCTTTTCGCAGGTCTAATGTCCGCCTCAGACTGCGCCTCTGTGTCGATACTAGTCTGACTCCTTTCCTCGTTTTTTATCAAACCTTGATCCTTGGACTCAAAGTTACGGTGTTTTTCACAGTTGTGATACTGGATTCGTTGCCGTGACAAACTTTTGTCATTATCTCGTGGTTTTGATTTCAGATATGACGTCCGTGTGGCAAAGCTTCCTGTCGTGGTACAACGGCATCCTGCAGAATGGAGGTACTGGACTGTTGTCTGTTGATGAACTTGTGCGAACCATGATCTCTGAGTCTCTGAGTCTGTGAGCTGCTGTCATGGCCGCAGCATGACTCTATTCACCTAAATTATCACCTAAACTACAAACGATCAATGCATCTGTATTGATTAAACTGCTTagttataataaaataacaatgagTAGGCTGCACTTTGACACAGCTGCACACAGTACAGAGGGTTAGTTTAAGATGAAAACCTGCTCCATTTAAGGCCTAGTCTTTGCATAAATTAACTTCCTTTTGTGACAAAATCATTAGGCATTTCACTGGCCATGTTTAcatttcttgtgtaaaactggaacaaatcaaTGGCTTTGGAcaaatctgctgggacatgggacacaggactcaaaactgggactattCTGAGTAAATGGGGACGCCTGGTCACCCTGTCCGTGTGTTCAGTGGATCTTCCTCTGGCCAGATTAGATTTTCAATGTTCAATGTTGTTTTCAACTATTTTCTGACAGTATTTCCAGTTGTTTTGTGTTAACCAAGTAATCCTAAAATTTAGCCCAATCATTTTTGCTTCATAAACATGTGAATATTTCAGACAAAAGGACAGATCCCTGGCTGCTGGTTTATTCCCCCGTCCCAGTGGCCCTCATCTTCCTGCTGTACCTCTGTGTGGTTTGGGTCGGTCCAAGACTCATGAGACACAGGGAACCTATTGACCTCAAAGTTGTCCTCATTGTTTACAACTTTGTCATGGTTGGCCTCTCTGCTTACATGTTTTATGAGGTAAGATTAGAGCTGCAATGATTAATCATGGCCAGTTTACTATAAAATCGTAATCGTAGTTTGAGAATTGTAATCTGGACtgtacagactctaaaacacctGCAGACCttatataacaaaaacaaaaggagaATTTATGATGCTCATCAATAAGGCACTTCTGTTTGTAAATATTCTCCATGTAGAAGCCTTTAGTCACCATACTTCAACCTTTATTTGACtgacaatttattttaaaagtctgaAATGCTCACTAATcgataaacaaaacattaaaactataGCTAACTAACTATTTCACAATGTCTTCACAATTGTGTTTGTCACAGTTCCTGGTTACTTCCTGGCTATCTAACTATAGCCTGCTTTGTCAACCTGTTGATTATAGCACAAACCCACTTGCAATGAGGGTAAGTGACTTGGTTGCcttaaatcttaaatctaaatGATTTGTACAATTTGTACAGTCAGATGCCCTTAATGCATATGTTATTGAGGCTTTTAGGCTTTACTTAAACTTATCTCCTTTATTTCTAGATGGCCAGAGTGTGCTGGTGGTTTTTCTTCTCCAAAGTCATAGAGCTTAGTGACACGGTACATttgtttataaataaaatcattgcaCATCATTCACCATACATATTAGTATTACAAGTTAAAGCAAGTTTTGTTATCCTCAGATATTTTTCATTCTGAGGAAAAAGAATAACCAGCTGACGTTTCTTCATGTCTACCACCATGGCACCATGATCTTCAATTGGTGGGCAGGGGTTAAGTATGTAGCAGGAGGACAGTGTAAGTTTGCTAAAATTTTActcaacaataaataaataacttcaggCGTGTGCTTTAACAAACTCTTCTCGCACAGCTTTCTTTATTGGTCTAGTCAACACCTTTGTGCACATTGTCATGTATTCGTACTATGGGCTCGCTGCCATTGGCCCTCACATGCAGAAGTATCTCTGGTGGAAGAGATACTTGACTTCCCTGCAGCTGGTGAGTAGATTAGCCTTTGTTTTAGCCTGAACAGTggaacacattttcatttagtCTTTTGTGTTGATTTCAGACTCAGTTTGTCATGTTTCTCTTGCACACGGGCTACAACCTCTTCACCGAGTGTGACTTTCCAGATAGTATGAACATTGTGGTGTTTGGATACTGCATCACTCTCATTATCCTCTTCAGTAACTTCTATTTCCAGAGCTATGTCAACAGGAAGAAGCAGAAATAAAACTGACAAAAGGACAATATGGATGttgcttgtgtttttgtttcactccCAATTTTAGTGTCCACGGAAGACCAGTAGAGGGCAGAAGACACCTATGATCTGAAGCTCACTTATATTTTAGGGCGTCAGATTTACACTGAAACCAGCATCATTATTTTTGATTATAGGTGTACTGGGTCGTAATATGGAGCACCTGTTTTTATTCCAATCTCTTTGTTTTATgatttatacaaacagaaaattgcA contains:
- the mutyh gene encoding adenine DNA glycosylase translates to MWRELKPHYNRVIKLPEAVLKRLIKKVKMTRNENSKRKRLNTAAKQENISLPSYHSFPDAAEVVLLRSHLLNWYDKEQRTLPWRTLARTEEDLNIRTYGVWVSEIMLQQTQVVTVIDYYNKWIKRWPTVQDLAAATQEEVNQMWAGLGYYSRGKRLYEGAQKVVCKLNGQMPQTVESLIKQLPGVGRYTAAAIGSIALGQVTGAVDGNVIRVLCRLRAIGADSTSPAVTEALWNIVNLLVDPSRPGDFNQAMMELGARVCTPKAPLCNQCPIQSHCRSYQKVNYTQEQNTTKLVGKTRKRSPSVPDIEECVDSGACLLCPSEPWENELGVMNFPRKPAKKPPRVERTLTCLVIRRGGDGQDEYLLTRRPNKGLLAGLWQFPSLLEVESSDVEQKRALLCSEIGRILGTVFPENHIQFVGEVVHIFSHIHQTYVVHSVRLNDLSYEDLRENAQWLSRSALLEAAVSTGVKKILKVYDSVESDKRQTTNEPKKKKMADLKNNVKSKGKHCAAKSDSKQLSLTSFFKNTKKENL
- the elovl8b gene encoding ELOVL fatty acid elongase 8b, which codes for MTSVWQSFLSWYNGILQNGDKRTDPWLLVYSPVPVALIFLLYLCVVWVGPRLMRHREPIDLKVVLIVYNFVMVGLSAYMFYEFLVTSWLSNYSLLCQPVDYSTNPLAMRMARVCWWFFFSKVIELSDTIFFILRKKNNQLTFLHVYHHGTMIFNWWAGVKYVAGGQSFFIGLVNTFVHIVMYSYYGLAAIGPHMQKYLWWKRYLTSLQLTQFVMFLLHTGYNLFTECDFPDSMNIVVFGYCITLIILFSNFYFQSYVNRKKQK